From Halichoerus grypus chromosome 6, mHalGry1.hap1.1, whole genome shotgun sequence, one genomic window encodes:
- the FZD8 gene encoding LOW QUALITY PROTEIN: frizzled-8 (The sequence of the model RefSeq protein was modified relative to this genomic sequence to represent the inferred CDS: inserted 1 base in 1 codon; deleted 1 base in 1 codon) — protein ALALLQRSSGAAAASAKELACQEITVPLCKGIGYNYTYMPNQFNHDTQDEAGLEVHQFWPLVEIQCSPDLKFFLCSMYTPICLEDYKKPLPPCRSVCERAKAGCAPLMRQYGFAWPDRMRCDRLPEQGNPDTLCMDYNRTDLTTAAPSPPRRLPPPPPGEQPPSGSGHGRPPGARPPSRGRGGGGGEAAAPPTRGGGGGGGGKARPPGGGSAPCEPGCQCRAPMVSVSSERHPLYNRVKTGQIANCALPCHNPFFSQDERAFTVFWIGLWSVLCFVSTFATVSTFLIDMERFKYPERPIIFLSACYLFVSVGYLVRLVAGHEKVAXSGGAPGAGSTAGAGGAAAAAGAGAAGAGAGGPGGRGEYEELGAVEQHVRYETTGPALCTVVFLLVYFFGMASSIWWVILSLTWFLAAGMKWGNEAIAGYSQYFHLAAWLVPSVKSIAVLALSSVDGDPVAGICYVGNQSLDNLRGFVLAPLVIYLFIGTMFLLAGFVSLFRIRSVIKQQGGPTKTHKLEKLMIRLGLFTVLYTVPAAVVVACLFYEQHNRPRWEATHNCPCLRDLQPDQARRPDYAVFMLKYFMCLVVGITSGVWVWSGKTLESWRALCTRCCWASKGATGGAGAAAAGGAGGPGGGGGVGSGGGGGPGGGAGSLYSDVSTGLTWRSGTASSVSYPKQMPLSQV, from the exons GCCTTGGCGCTGTTGCAGCGCTCGAGCGGCGCGGCGGCTGCCTCGGCC AAGGAGCTGGCGTGCCAAGAGATTACCGTGCCTCTTTGCAAGGGCATCGGCTACAACTACACGTACATGCCCAACCAGTTCAACCACGACACGCAGGACGAGGCGGGCCTGGAGGTGCACCAATTCTGGCCGCTGGTAGAGATCCAGTGCTCGCCGGACCTCAAGTTCTTCCTGTGCAGCATGTACACGCCCATCTGCCTGGAGGACTACAAGAAGCCCCTGCCTCCTTGCCGCTCGGTGTGCGAGCGCGCCAAGGCCGGCTGCGCACCCCTCATGCGCCAGTACGGCTTCGCCTGGCCGGACCGCATGCGCTGCGACCGGCTGCCGGAGCAGGGCAACCCCGACACGCTGTGCATGGACTACAACCGCACGGACCTCACCACAGCCGCACCCAGTCCGCCGCGCCgcctgccgccgccgcctccgggTGAGCAGCCGCCCTCTGGCAGCGGCCACGGCCGCCCGCCGGGGGCCAGGCCCCCGTCCCGCGGCAGGGGCGGTGGCGGCGGGGAGGCAGCGGCGCCCCCcacgcgcggcggcggcggcggcggcggcgggaagGCGCGGCCCCCTGGCGGCGGCTCAGCGCCTTGCGAGCCGGGTTGCCAGTGCCGCGCGCCCATGGTGAGCGTGTCCAGCGAGCGGCACCCGCTCTACAACCGCGTCAAGACCGGCCAGATCGCCAACTGCGCGCTGCCCTGCCACAACCCCTTCTTCAGCCAGGACGAACGCGCCTTCACCGTCTTCTGGATCGGCCTGTGGTCTGTGCTGTGCTTCGTATCCACCTTCGCCACCGTCTCCACCTTCCTCATCGACATGGAGCGCTTCAAGTATCCCGAGCGGCCCATTATCTTTCTTTCGGCCTGCTACCTCTTCGTGTCAGTCGGCTACCTGGTACGCCTGGTGGCGGGCCACGAGAAggtgg gcagcggcggcgcgCCGGGCGCCGGCAGCACTGCAGGCGCgggcggcgcggcggcggcggcgggcgcgggcgcggcgggcgcgggAGCAGGCGGCCCGGGCGGGCGCGGCGAGTATGAGGAGCTGGGCGCTGTGGAGCAGCACGTGCGCTACGAGACCACGGGCCCGGCGCTGTGCACCGTGGTCTTCCTGCTCGTCTACTTCTTTGGCATGGCCAGCTCCATCTGGTGGGTGATCCTGTCGCTCACGTGGTTCCTGGCGGCGGGCATGAAATGGGGCAACGAGGCCATCGCCGGCTACTCGCAGTACTTCCACCTGGCCGCGTGGCTCGTGCCCAGCGTGAAGTCTATCGCCGTGCTGGCTCTCAGCTCCGTGGACGGCGACCCGGTGGCTGGCATCTGCTACGTGGGCAACCAGAGCCTCGACAACCTGCGCGGCTTCGTGCTGGCGCCGCTCGTCATCTACCTCTTCATTGGCACCATGTTCTTGCTGGCCGGCTTCGTGTCGCTCTTCCGCATCCGCTCAGTTATCAAGCAGCAGGGCGGCCCCACCAAGACGCACAAACTGGAAAAGCTCATGATCCGCCTGGGTCTCTTCACCGTGCTCTACACCGTGCCCGCCGCCGTCGTGGTCGCCTGCCTCTTCTATGAGCAGCACAACCGCCCGCGCTGGGAGGCCACGCACAACTGCCCGTGCCTACGGGACCTGCAGCCAGACCAGGCGCGCCGGCCCGACTACGCCGTCTTCATGCTCAAGTACTTCATGTGCCTCGTGGTGGGCATCACCTCGGGCGTGTGGGTCTGGTCCGGCAAGACGCTCGAGTCGTGGCGTGCCCTGTGCACCCGCTGCTGCTGGGCCAGCAAGGGCGCCACGGGGGGCGCGGGCGCCGCGGCCGCGGGGGGCGCCGGGGGACCCGGGGGTGGCGGGGGCGTGGGGtccggtgggggcgggggcccgGGCGGTGGGGCGGGATCCCTCTACAGCGACGTCAGCACCGGCCTGACGTGGCGATCTGGCACGGCCAGCTCCGTGTCTTATCCAAAGCAGATGCCATTGTCCCAGGtctga